The following proteins are co-located in the Deinococcus aquaedulcis genome:
- a CDS encoding LysM peptidoglycan-binding domain-containing protein has translation MRRLLSLLVLVAASAALGATVPTVKVQKGDTLFRIATRHGLSVAQLRAYNGLKGDTIRAGQVLRLAGGPARPVAAQPRTYTVKAGDTLSRIAARTGTSVAALQAANRLRGTVIVAGQRLVVPAPGTAVRPPAPRPTTEVRTVYRYVWVGVRDTPQTLAARYRLSVDALRRLNGMTTARAIVPGKKVLVPMRLPVPIPPRPQRPPVTFKRLAPLNVPVQIASVDLRWRHVLVAPVLPSGRLTFGSGARVSELARRSGARMVVNGSYFHPQSYAPAGDIVTQGRLLTWGRIPQALTITPDNRAAFRVSAVAALGRPLDTTWAGLETVVATGPRILSGGRVVTRYSSVFRDPALFGRAARSAVGLIGNRDLVFVSTHARVTTTEMGKIMTRLGVRDALLLDGGSSTGIAWNGRAVLDSVRRVSYGIGVFTDYAGRRYAK, from the coding sequence ATGCGGCGACTGCTTTCCCTGCTTGTGTTGGTGGCCGCCAGTGCGGCCCTGGGGGCCACTGTGCCCACCGTCAAGGTTCAGAAGGGCGACACCCTGTTCCGCATTGCCACGCGCCACGGCCTCAGCGTGGCGCAGCTGCGGGCCTACAACGGCCTAAAAGGCGACACCATCCGTGCCGGGCAGGTGCTGCGGCTGGCTGGGGGACCAGCGCGCCCCGTGGCCGCCCAGCCACGCACCTACACGGTGAAGGCGGGCGATACCCTCAGCCGCATCGCGGCGCGCACGGGGACCAGTGTGGCCGCGCTGCAGGCCGCCAACCGCCTGCGGGGCACCGTCATCGTGGCCGGGCAGCGGCTGGTTGTGCCCGCGCCGGGCACGGCGGTTCGCCCGCCCGCCCCGCGCCCCACCACCGAGGTGCGTACCGTCTACCGCTACGTCTGGGTGGGCGTGCGCGATACGCCGCAGACCCTGGCCGCCCGCTACCGCCTGAGTGTGGACGCCCTGCGGCGCTTAAACGGCATGACCACCGCCCGCGCCATCGTGCCGGGCAAGAAGGTGCTGGTGCCTATGCGCCTACCCGTGCCCATTCCGCCCCGCCCGCAGCGCCCCCCCGTGACCTTCAAGCGCCTGGCGCCATTGAATGTGCCGGTGCAGATCGCCAGCGTGGACCTGCGCTGGCGCCACGTGCTGGTGGCCCCGGTGCTGCCCTCGGGCCGCCTGACTTTCGGCTCGGGGGCGCGGGTCAGCGAACTGGCGCGGCGCAGCGGCGCACGCATGGTGGTCAACGGCTCGTATTTTCATCCGCAGTCCTATGCCCCGGCCGGCGACATCGTGACCCAGGGGCGGCTGCTCACCTGGGGCCGTATTCCCCAGGCCCTGACCATCACGCCGGACAACCGCGCCGCGTTCCGGGTGAGTGCGGTCGCCGCCCTGGGCCGCCCGCTGGACACCACCTGGGCCGGCCTGGAAACGGTGGTGGCGACCGGGCCGCGCATTCTCAGCGGGGGGCGGGTGGTCACACGCTACAGCAGCGTCTTCCGCGACCCCGCCCTGTTTGGCCGCGCCGCCCGCAGCGCCGTGGGCCTGATCGGCAACCGCGACCTCGTGTTCGTCAGCACCCACGCCCGCGTGACCACCACCGAAATGGGCAAGATCATGACCCGCCTGGGCGTGCGCGACGCCCTGCTGCTGGACGGCGGCAGCAGCACCGGCATCGCCTGGAATGGCCGCGCGGTGCTCGACAGCGTGCGCCGGGTCAGCTACGGCATCGGGGTGTTCACCGACTACGCCGGGCGGCGGTACGCGAAATAG
- a CDS encoding vWA domain-containing protein: MRRTALLCALLLTSAAAQEVTCALPEGGALPTRTRAVFVLDTSGSMRGMGDGQADIFERVKASIGAYVRQQRPDRVDLLTFDSGLRSRRSFTQPAGTAAWNAALANLKADGKNTYLYRSLQGALAPLSAAQGDVTQVFVLTDGIDNDTREAGRTVTPEAALAAFRERGPLDRLTYVALGTDIPPEAQAALQRSTYASGLTVPVGQVPDLTGAGLEGGLRVVTDPAQLPPIFAPGTPLTLGVGPDLQGAKLQASSGQWALALPGRVPPGTPALLCAPPPSGAGWIAPRPRQVLLRLTLPGAGLTWLNPGADRALRAGEDVVLRLRAAPGLNPAAAVLGGLGSGVRGVVEARRGAREFAVRLTGLRPQPGVTLTPTLTFPGLPALALPSVQGAAGGRVPEPATPPPAPTREAPRQEGRPVWPVLLTALLGGGLLAAGVFVRGRRAPVAPPAPRPAPPPAVEGLTYREDRTLSLVSAQGDVTGVPTPLGGPFDLGQLSSVPHLSGLRAEQHRDGLRILRIPPDLEVSQGARLVKVGDVIRPGTLLGVAVARRARAPHPPLGELAGLGLPLALHVGGHQVRLRGPYGEHALGLSAPVTDLGRVLRAPALEELAVSLSGRDVLLLRVPDHLQVRAAGEASALRPGAALPAHAVIDFLKG; this comes from the coding sequence ATGCGCCGCACCGCTCTCCTCTGTGCCCTGCTGCTGACCAGCGCCGCCGCGCAGGAGGTCACCTGCGCCCTGCCGGAAGGGGGGGCGCTGCCCACCCGCACGCGCGCCGTGTTCGTGCTGGACACCAGCGGCAGCATGCGGGGCATGGGCGACGGCCAGGCCGACATCTTCGAGCGGGTCAAGGCCAGCATCGGCGCTTACGTGCGCCAGCAGCGGCCGGACCGGGTGGACCTGCTGACCTTCGATTCCGGGTTACGCTCGCGGCGCAGCTTTACCCAGCCGGCGGGCACGGCGGCCTGGAACGCGGCCCTGGCGAATCTGAAGGCCGACGGCAAGAACACCTACCTTTACCGCAGCCTGCAGGGCGCCCTGGCCCCGCTGTCGGCGGCCCAGGGCGATGTGACCCAGGTGTTCGTGCTCACCGACGGCATCGACAACGACACGCGCGAGGCGGGCCGCACCGTGACCCCCGAAGCGGCGCTGGCAGCCTTCCGGGAACGGGGTCCGCTGGACCGCCTGACCTACGTGGCCCTGGGCACCGACATTCCGCCCGAGGCCCAGGCCGCCCTGCAGCGCAGCACCTACGCCAGCGGCCTGACCGTGCCGGTGGGTCAGGTACCGGACCTGACGGGCGCGGGTCTGGAAGGGGGGCTGCGGGTGGTCACCGACCCGGCCCAGCTGCCCCCCATCTTCGCCCCCGGTACGCCCCTGACGCTGGGCGTGGGCCCTGACCTGCAGGGCGCGAAGTTGCAGGCCAGCAGCGGGCAGTGGGCGCTGGCACTCCCTGGCCGGGTGCCGCCCGGAACCCCCGCGCTGCTGTGCGCGCCGCCCCCCAGCGGCGCAGGCTGGATCGCGCCGCGCCCGCGTCAGGTGCTGCTGCGCCTGACCCTGCCCGGCGCGGGGCTCACGTGGCTGAACCCCGGCGCCGACCGCGCGCTGCGGGCCGGGGAAGACGTGGTGCTGCGCCTGCGCGCCGCCCCAGGCCTGAATCCGGCGGCGGCGGTGCTGGGCGGCCTGGGATCCGGCGTGCGCGGGGTCGTAGAGGCCCGGCGCGGCGCCCGCGAGTTCGCGGTGCGGCTGACCGGCCTACGCCCACAGCCCGGCGTGACCCTGACCCCCACTCTCACCTTCCCGGGGCTGCCTGCCCTGGCGCTGCCATCTGTGCAGGGGGCTGCCGGGGGCCGGGTGCCGGAGCCGGCGACCCCACCCCCCGCGCCCACGCGCGAGGCGCCGCGTCAGGAGGGGCGCCCGGTATGGCCCGTGCTGCTGACGGCCTTGCTGGGAGGTGGCCTGCTGGCCGCTGGGGTGTTTGTCCGGGGTCGGCGCGCGCCGGTGGCCCCGCCCGCTCCGCGCCCCGCGCCCCCGCCCGCCGTGGAGGGCCTGACCTACCGCGAGGACCGCACCCTGTCGCTGGTCTCGGCGCAGGGGGACGTGACCGGGGTGCCCACGCCGCTGGGCGGGCCCTTTGACCTGGGGCAGCTGTCCAGCGTGCCGCACCTCAGCGGCCTGCGCGCCGAGCAGCACCGCGACGGCCTGCGCATTCTGCGCATTCCCCCGGACCTGGAGGTCAGCCAGGGCGCGCGGCTGGTGAAGGTGGGCGACGTGATTCGCCCCGGCACCCTGCTGGGCGTGGCGGTGGCCCGCCGGGCGCGCGCGCCGCACCCCCCGCTGGGCGAACTGGCCGGGCTGGGCCTGCCGCTGGCGCTGCATGTGGGCGGCCATCAGGTGCGGCTGCGCGGCCCCTACGGCGAACACGCCCTGGGCCTGAGCGCCCCCGTGACCGACCTGGGCCGCGTGCTGCGCGCGCCCGCCCTGGAGGAACTGGCCGTGAGCCTCAGCGGGCGCGACGTGCTGCTGCTGCGCGTGCCCGACCACCTGCAGGTGCGCGCGGCCGGCGAGGCCTCGGCGCTGCGCCCGGGGGCCGCCCTGCCCGCCCACGCGGTCATTGACTTCCTGAAGGGGTAG
- a CDS encoding DNA gyrase subunit B: MTKIDDPSTDTTEQGSTRARAEYTAADISVLEGMDAVRKRPGMYVQGGTGVDGYHQLLTEIIDNGIDEGLAGFATEIHVIMHENGAATVTDNGRGIPVDIMASKGRPAIEVIFSELHAGGKFGQGAYKVSGGLHGVGSTVVNALSTFLDVTVNKHGKLHNVRFEKGLLVKPLTVEGETPADVTWATSVTFHPDPTIFKEFENQFNYDRIRNRLRELAYLTGLKIVIRDERKELHAGQIKEETFFEQGGIANFARALVTDDTKLLYDQPIVMVGTHSEVNVKVAFIHANTYASDNILTYANMIRTRDGGTPLTGFKTAYTRILNKYAKDKNLIKSGNPVPSGDDLLEGIYCVVSVEVQDPQFESQAKVKLLNSEAQTAVNAIVGEKFAEFLEENPKVGKTIVEKAAEAARAREAARKARDIVRRSNPLENDDLPGKLADCSSQDPSESELFIVEGISAGGSAKGGRERRFQAILPLRGKILNVEKAELNKILKNAEIRALIGAIGAGVEGTGDRMHFDLSNLRYHKIIIMTDADMDGGHIATLLLTFFYRYMRPIVEAGYLYIAQPPLYRIMVGREKKGTYLYTNEELKEHVARASKEGKKYEIQRFKGLGEMNADQLWDTTMNPETRALKRVGIEDLIVANEVFENLMGSEVAPRKTFIQENARFAEISV; this comes from the coding sequence ATGACCAAGATTGACGATCCCAGCACCGACACCACCGAACAGGGCAGCACCCGCGCCCGCGCCGAATACACCGCCGCCGACATCTCTGTGCTGGAGGGCATGGACGCCGTGCGCAAGCGCCCTGGCATGTACGTGCAGGGCGGCACGGGCGTGGACGGCTACCACCAGCTGCTGACCGAGATCATTGACAACGGCATCGACGAGGGTCTGGCCGGCTTTGCCACTGAGATCCACGTGATCATGCACGAGAATGGCGCCGCCACCGTCACCGACAACGGGCGCGGCATTCCCGTGGACATCATGGCCTCCAAGGGCCGCCCCGCCATCGAAGTGATCTTCTCGGAGCTGCACGCCGGGGGCAAGTTCGGCCAGGGCGCCTACAAGGTGTCGGGCGGTCTGCACGGCGTGGGTTCTACCGTGGTGAACGCGCTGTCCACCTTCCTGGACGTGACGGTCAATAAACACGGCAAGCTGCACAACGTGCGCTTTGAAAAGGGCCTGCTGGTCAAGCCCCTGACCGTGGAGGGCGAGACCCCCGCCGACGTGACCTGGGCCACCAGCGTGACGTTCCACCCGGACCCCACGATCTTCAAGGAGTTCGAGAACCAGTTCAACTACGACCGCATTCGCAACCGCCTGCGCGAGCTGGCCTACCTGACCGGCCTGAAAATCGTGATCCGCGACGAGCGCAAAGAGCTGCACGCCGGGCAGATCAAGGAAGAGACCTTCTTTGAGCAGGGCGGCATTGCCAACTTTGCCCGCGCGCTGGTCACCGACGACACCAAGCTGCTGTACGACCAGCCCATCGTGATGGTCGGCACGCACAGCGAGGTGAACGTGAAAGTGGCGTTTATTCACGCCAACACCTACGCCAGCGACAACATCCTGACCTACGCCAACATGATCCGCACCCGCGACGGCGGCACGCCGCTGACCGGATTCAAGACCGCGTACACCCGCATTCTGAACAAGTACGCCAAGGACAAGAACCTGATCAAGAGCGGCAACCCCGTGCCCAGCGGCGACGACCTGCTGGAAGGCATCTACTGCGTGGTCAGCGTGGAAGTGCAGGATCCGCAGTTTGAGTCGCAGGCCAAGGTCAAGCTGCTGAACAGCGAAGCGCAGACCGCCGTGAACGCCATCGTGGGCGAGAAGTTTGCCGAGTTCCTGGAGGAAAACCCCAAGGTCGGCAAGACCATCGTGGAAAAGGCCGCCGAAGCCGCCCGCGCCCGCGAAGCCGCCCGCAAGGCCCGCGACATCGTGCGCCGCAGCAACCCGCTGGAAAACGATGACCTGCCCGGCAAGCTGGCCGACTGCTCCTCGCAGGACCCCAGCGAATCTGAGCTGTTCATCGTGGAAGGGATCTCGGCCGGTGGCTCGGCCAAGGGCGGGCGCGAACGCCGCTTCCAGGCCATCCTGCCCCTGCGCGGCAAGATCCTGAACGTGGAAAAGGCCGAGCTGAACAAGATCCTGAAAAACGCTGAAATCCGCGCGCTGATCGGGGCGATTGGGGCCGGGGTGGAAGGCACGGGCGACCGCATGCACTTCGACCTGTCCAACCTGCGCTACCACAAGATCATCATCATGACCGACGCGGACATGGACGGCGGGCACATCGCCACGCTGCTGCTCACCTTCTTCTACCGCTACATGCGCCCCATCGTGGAGGCCGGCTACCTGTACATTGCCCAGCCGCCCCTGTACCGCATCATGGTGGGCCGCGAGAAGAAGGGCACGTACCTCTACACCAACGAGGAACTCAAAGAGCACGTGGCCCGCGCCAGCAAGGAAGGCAAGAAGTACGAGATCCAGCGCTTCAAGGGCCTGGGCGAGATGAACGCCGACCAGCTGTGGGACACCACCATGAACCCCGAAACCCGGGCGCTCAAGCGCGTGGGCATCGAGGACCTGATCGTGGCGAACGAGGTCTTCGAGAACCTGATGGGTTCGGAAGTCGCTCCGCGCAAGACCTTTATTCAGGAAAACGCGAGGTTCGCGGAAATCAGCGTGTAA
- a CDS encoding S8/S53 family peptidase → MKRLLAACILLTALPQARAATVAPSFAVAGTSMRLNLTQPLPPGTPELFVGGQRVREVRGDGRTWDFRFPDQVLPGPQPVRMVLNGQFGRAQVVGWVEAVQTSPGLVTVVRNQETGALPWTEVALRDLIARRVQAPRQPNSYSATYLKLLRGLKIEDLRMTRPLDRSSYRVGLPEALLEDVQRWKLSGVPALPPELLAALRQRLPVGVRAQELASVLQNQQATVRNALLPTLTYKVKLESLQQAPDVPTQGGAVLAFTPAGVPGLNVRLPPATSSAAAMQTSICGKPRVQIKATGEQVAILADLLYMDKAVTLDPTGYGIPSQAPPESGANAALTVTGVITTAGQRLNGAAAGRGVKVYVVDSGLSSNAPAGQGPASPQARQAFASHGAAVARIISDMVPAAEVILAPACTDEGVCHGDLILQHLCEAANQARSGPVVVNLSLHLPYRSPALKKALAEVTAAGALVVMAHGNRDRCEKATTTAPFKDHCNAYPADWTGRPVTGVPYPTDETGTGFQRNHRLFSAGGWDVAGAGKAEFGREGSGRPYVPVTTPTRYLPGAFEYTLAAAAEPRLYEGTSFASPVLAALLANWISLQPAPHQGLTPALESYQPGQPESQILRYEWLLNVAPLK, encoded by the coding sequence ATGAAACGACTGCTGGCTGCCTGCATCCTGCTGACCGCTTTGCCCCAGGCCAGGGCCGCGACTGTGGCCCCGAGCTTCGCGGTGGCTGGAACGTCCATGCGCCTCAACCTGACCCAACCGCTGCCGCCCGGCACCCCTGAGCTGTTTGTGGGAGGACAACGGGTTCGGGAGGTGCGGGGCGATGGCCGCACCTGGGATTTCCGCTTCCCGGATCAGGTACTTCCAGGGCCGCAGCCTGTGCGGATGGTGCTGAATGGTCAGTTCGGGCGGGCGCAGGTGGTGGGATGGGTCGAGGCCGTTCAGACGTCGCCTGGACTCGTGACTGTCGTGAGAAACCAAGAGACTGGAGCCTTGCCCTGGACAGAGGTTGCGCTTCGCGACCTTATTGCCAGGAGGGTTCAGGCCCCGCGTCAGCCAAACAGCTATTCGGCAACCTACCTGAAGCTGCTCAGGGGCTTAAAGATCGAAGATCTACGGATGACAAGGCCGCTGGACCGATCATCTTACCGTGTGGGGCTTCCAGAAGCACTCCTGGAAGACGTGCAGCGGTGGAAGCTCAGTGGTGTCCCCGCGTTGCCGCCTGAACTGCTGGCGGCGCTACGTCAGCGTTTGCCTGTGGGCGTGCGGGCGCAGGAGCTGGCCAGCGTACTCCAGAACCAACAGGCCACCGTTCGCAACGCGTTGCTGCCCACCCTGACTTACAAGGTGAAGCTGGAATCGCTGCAACAGGCGCCGGACGTTCCTACTCAGGGGGGGGCCGTCCTGGCTTTCACCCCGGCCGGGGTACCGGGCCTCAATGTGCGCTTGCCTCCAGCGACCTCTTCAGCCGCAGCGATGCAGACGTCGATCTGCGGAAAGCCTCGCGTGCAGATCAAAGCCACAGGCGAGCAGGTCGCAATTCTGGCCGATTTGCTGTACATGGATAAGGCCGTAACCCTGGACCCCACAGGCTACGGAATTCCTTCGCAGGCGCCGCCCGAGTCGGGCGCGAACGCAGCCCTGACGGTCACGGGTGTGATCACTACGGCGGGGCAGCGTCTCAACGGCGCAGCGGCGGGGCGGGGCGTCAAAGTGTATGTCGTGGATTCAGGGCTCAGCAGTAACGCTCCCGCTGGTCAGGGGCCGGCCAGTCCACAGGCACGGCAGGCGTTCGCCAGCCACGGAGCGGCCGTGGCACGCATCATCTCCGACATGGTGCCGGCCGCTGAGGTCATCCTGGCTCCCGCGTGTACGGATGAGGGGGTGTGTCATGGCGACCTGATCCTGCAACACCTGTGTGAAGCGGCCAATCAGGCGCGCAGTGGCCCGGTGGTTGTTAACCTTAGTCTGCACTTGCCCTACCGTTCGCCTGCCCTGAAAAAGGCGCTGGCCGAAGTTACGGCTGCTGGGGCGCTAGTGGTGATGGCCCACGGTAATAGAGATCGGTGTGAGAAGGCCACCACCACTGCGCCTTTCAAGGACCACTGCAATGCCTATCCGGCGGACTGGACCGGGCGGCCAGTGACCGGGGTACCCTATCCCACCGACGAAACAGGGACGGGCTTCCAACGCAATCACCGGCTGTTCAGTGCGGGTGGCTGGGACGTGGCAGGCGCAGGGAAAGCCGAATTTGGCCGTGAAGGATCTGGACGACCCTACGTGCCTGTGACGACACCCACGCGCTATCTTCCCGGAGCTTTCGAATACACGCTGGCCGCTGCTGCGGAGCCCCGACTGTACGAGGGCACGTCTTTCGCCTCGCCGGTCCTCGCCGCGTTACTGGCCAATTGGATTTCCTTACAGCCAGCGCCCCATCAAGGGCTGACGCCTGCTCTGGAGTCTTACCAGCCGGGTCAGCCCGAGAGCCAGATTCTCCGCTACGAATGGCTGCTGAATGTTGCGCCCCTGAAGTAG
- a CDS encoding S8 family serine peptidase: MAQNQTAVAGGARLYPVAAAPGDTAWIIGSSTLGERGTLWVGGQATSFLRDPASGWLAFQVPKTAAGGPQFISAQGPGQRSAMVLNVLPAEAAAQDVVAYIAPGTLKTVQQEYAERLRRLSSNCQKTCPQQVRAVIDRLAVLGVPSFAPLASAVTGQRVASGPLTVAPSTAVLTPQVLQNLDLQRLVPSAVPARSASSFCTSLAGIFPTAGLPTGQVLTVLGLLFGPDMQVDPTAYGHPDQSDAPYKNGKPTALLNKFIGLKGGNGKGVTVHILDTATASADDYVFHASGASGPAMYYSTPVEGRPLHGQAVGQIVRAVAPNAALSYKQVCDRDGNCATLKVAQALCAVAAEARRGGRHVVNLSAGGPYPTVGVQLALREVAAAGVPTAAAYGNRDDCMGLSKGDRCWHFPADWTKDFEFGPGIALGHTTLRQTMLFSVAGWDIATGQMATYNRGTGTPGVTALAPSVQAPGEFWLGGWPYFGTSFAAPVVSGVLANWMTCKPGVPLLPLITAPGQAPLLPAAVNPC; the protein is encoded by the coding sequence GTGGCTCAGAATCAGACAGCGGTGGCTGGCGGCGCCCGGCTGTACCCGGTGGCTGCCGCGCCCGGCGACACGGCCTGGATTATTGGCAGCAGCACTCTGGGGGAACGCGGCACCCTGTGGGTGGGCGGACAGGCCACCTCTTTTTTGCGCGACCCGGCCTCGGGCTGGCTGGCCTTTCAGGTGCCGAAAACGGCGGCGGGTGGGCCGCAATTTATTAGCGCCCAGGGGCCGGGCCAGCGCAGTGCCATGGTGCTGAATGTGCTGCCTGCCGAAGCTGCCGCGCAGGACGTGGTGGCCTACATTGCGCCGGGTACGCTGAAAACTGTGCAGCAGGAGTACGCCGAACGGCTGCGGCGGCTCTCCAGCAACTGTCAGAAGACCTGCCCGCAACAGGTTCGCGCCGTCATTGACCGGCTGGCGGTGCTGGGCGTGCCCAGTTTCGCCCCGTTGGCTTCGGCAGTGACGGGACAGCGGGTCGCGTCCGGCCCCCTGACCGTGGCGCCGTCCACTGCTGTTCTGACCCCCCAGGTACTTCAGAACCTTGACCTACAACGACTGGTGCCGTCTGCCGTACCAGCCCGGTCTGCTTCATCGTTCTGCACCTCGCTGGCTGGAATTTTCCCAACGGCTGGTCTGCCCACCGGTCAGGTGCTGACGGTGCTGGGCCTGCTGTTCGGGCCAGATATGCAGGTGGACCCGACTGCTTACGGCCACCCCGACCAATCTGACGCCCCCTACAAAAACGGCAAACCCACCGCCCTCCTCAACAAGTTCATTGGATTGAAGGGAGGCAACGGCAAGGGCGTCACCGTTCATATTCTGGACACCGCCACCGCTTCCGCCGACGACTACGTGTTCCATGCCTCGGGTGCTTCCGGCCCGGCGATGTACTACAGCACGCCGGTTGAAGGCCGTCCCCTGCATGGTCAGGCGGTGGGGCAGATCGTGCGGGCGGTGGCCCCCAATGCCGCGCTCAGCTACAAGCAGGTCTGCGACAGGGACGGCAATTGCGCCACCCTCAAAGTCGCCCAGGCCCTGTGTGCCGTAGCGGCCGAGGCCCGCCGTGGCGGGCGGCATGTGGTGAACCTCAGCGCGGGGGGGCCGTACCCCACCGTGGGCGTGCAGTTGGCCCTGCGGGAAGTGGCGGCGGCCGGCGTGCCTACTGCTGCCGCCTATGGCAACCGCGACGACTGCATGGGCCTCAGCAAGGGCGACCGATGCTGGCATTTCCCCGCCGACTGGACAAAGGACTTTGAATTCGGCCCGGGCATTGCTCTGGGCCACACCACCCTGCGCCAGACCATGCTGTTCAGTGTGGCCGGCTGGGACATTGCCACCGGACAGATGGCCACTTACAACCGGGGCACCGGGACCCCGGGCGTTACAGCCCTGGCCCCCAGCGTGCAGGCCCCAGGCGAGTTCTGGCTGGGCGGCTGGCCCTACTTCGGCACCAGTTTTGCCGCGCCAGTGGTCAGCGGCGTGCTGGCCAACTGGATGACCTGCAAGCCGGGCGTGCCCCTGTTGCCCCTGATCACGGCCCCGGGGCAAGCCCCGCTGCTGCCTGCCGCTGTGAATCCCTGCTAG